The following proteins are encoded in a genomic region of Nycticebus coucang isolate mNycCou1 chromosome 17, mNycCou1.pri, whole genome shotgun sequence:
- the TIGD6 gene encoding tigger transposable element-derived protein 6: MPRHSTEGHEVRLCLYKKKKKKLIADYNPNDIFNADETGVFFQLLPQHTLAAKGDHCRGGKKVKQRLTALFCCNASGTEKMKTLMVGRSASPHCLNNICSLPCDYLANQWMGMTRDLFNEWLMQVYASMKRAERWILLLIGNCPSHDTLPSLERIQVGYLPSNFTTVMQPLNLGIIHTIKVLYRSHLLKQFLLKLKSSEDREKVDIKQAIDMIATAWWSVKESTVVKCWQKAGIIPMEFTDSNEAAGSEPDIAIKKLWHTVAVATCVPNEVNFQDFVTVNYELIISLELMDTEVTQDMVAGENAGESGSEDVGEVSLTEQSKITIKEAISSVQKLRQFLSTCIGVLDAIFGQLNSIDEYLMKRVTQTLIDSKIAVFLQTK, encoded by the coding sequence atgccacggcactctaccgagggccatgaagtgagactctgtctctacaaaaaaaaaaaaaaaaaactgattgcTGACTACAACCCCAATGATATCTTTAATGCTGATGAGACAGGAGTGTTTTTCCAATTGCTTCCCCAGCACACACTTGCTGCTAAAGGGGACCACTGTAGAGGGGGCAAAAAAGTAAAGCAGAGGTTGACAGCACTCTTTTGTTGCAATGCTTCAGGGACTGAAAAAATGAAAACGTTGATGGTTGGTAGGTCAGCCAGCCCACACTGCCTCAACAACATTTGTTCCCTCCCTTGTGATTACTTAGCCAATCAGTGGATGGGGATGACAAGGGATCTGTTTAATGAGTGGCTGATGCAAGTATATGCCAGCATGAAACGAGCAGAACGATGGATCCTCCTGCTCATTGGCAACTGCCCCTCTCATGATACACTTCCAAGCTTAGAAAGGATCCAGGTGGGGTATCTGCCCTCAAATTTTACCACTGTCATGCAGCCGCTGAATCTTGGCATAATTCACACCATAAAAGTGCTGTACAGGAGCCACCTTCTAAAACAGTTCCTCCTCAAGCTCAAAAGCAGTGAAGATCGAGAAAAGGTGGACATCAAGCAGGCCATTGACATGATTGCTACAGCATGGTGGTCAGTCAAAGAGTCGACAGTGGTGAAATGTTGGCAGAAGGCAGGCATCATCCCTATGGAATTTACAGATTCTAATGAAGCAGCAGGCAGTGAACCAGACATTGCCATCAAAAAGTTGTGGCACACGGTGGCCGTTGCTACCTGTGTCCCAAATGAAGTAAATTTCCAGGACTTTGTCACTGTAAATTATGAGCTCATTATCTCCCTGGAGCTCATGGACACAGAGGTCACCCAGGATATGGTGGCTGGTGAAAATGCTGGTGAATCTGGAAGTGAAGATGTAGGGGAAGTTTCTTTAACAGAACAGTCAAAAATCACCATCAAAGAAGCCATCTCAAGTGTGCAGAAACTTAGACAGTTTCTTTCCACTTGTATAGGTGTTCTTGATGCCATTTTTGGACAGCTAAATAGCATAgatgaatatttaatgaaaagaGTGACACAAACTCTTATTGATTCCAAAATTGCAGTTTTCCTCCAAACAAAATGA